The Thermothielavioides terrestris NRRL 8126 chromosome 2, complete sequence genome includes a region encoding these proteins:
- a CDS encoding glycoside hydrolase family 3 protein (CAZy_ID 269682) — protein sequence MAARAPGSDAGLDQEIDPNASPSGSSVDTNTNTTPDTELSPPDSPIQKNGSTKDKRTLARRKLASLTLEEKVSLLTAADFWRTKAIPSKNIPAIKTSDGPNGARGGIFIGGTKAALFPCGVSLAATWNKDILYQVGQHLAEETKARSANVLLAPTVCMHRHPLGGRNFESFSEDPLLTGKLAAQYIKGLQERGVAATIKHFVGNEQETRRMAANSVIAERPLREIYLRPFEIAVREAKPWALMSSYNLVNGVHSDMNTHILRDILRGEWGYDGTVISDWGGTNSTAESLKAGCDVEFPFSTKWRFEKVLEALRDGKLTEADIDRAAENVLTLVERTKGSDLTPEAEEREDDREETRNLIREAGVQGLTLLKNEGSVLPINPATAKVAVIGPNANRAIAGGGGSASLNPYYNTIPLESIRKVAQQPVTYSQGCHIYKWLPVASPYCSDKTGKQGVTIEWFKGDKFQGQPVVIQRRTNTDLFLWDSAPLADVGPEWSAIVTTYLTPPATGKHTISFMSVGPGKLYVNGKLALDLWDWTEEGEAMFSGSADYLVDVDMYEGRAVELRVEMTNELRPLAKQTEFNMTHRYGGCRIGFKVEDKVDYLQEAVDAAKAADVAVVIVGLDAEWESEGYDRQTMDLPSDGSQDRLIEAVVKANPRTVVVNQSGSPVSMPWADQVPAILQAWYQGQEAGNALADVLFGLKNPSGKLPCTFPRRLEDTPAYHNWPGENDTVVYGEGLYIGYRHYDRTRTAPLFAFGHGLSYTTFEYGRPSLSARVLGPEAAAEIELVVGISNVGAVAGLETVQVYVRDEKARLPRPEKELVAFEKVALDPGETKHLRIPIDKYAVGYYDTAIGRWIAEAGRFQVLVAASAADVKYAVSFEVKESFTWVF from the exons ATGGCAGCACGTGCGCCAGGGTCAGATGCTGGGCTCGACCAGGAGATCGATCCGAATGCATCGCCaagcggcagcagcgtcgacaccaacaccaacaccacaCCAGACACCGAGCTCTCTCCCCCTGACAGTCCAATCCAGAAGAATGGATCCACCAAGGACAAGAGAACGCTAGCGAGGAGAAAGCTGGCCAGCTTGACCCTGGAGGAGAAG GTGTCTCTATTGACAGCGGCAGACTTCTGGCGGACAAAGGCGATTCCGTCCAAGAACATCCCTGCGATCAAGACCAGCGACGGGCCCAACGGTGCCCGTGGCGGGATCTTCATCGGGGGCACGAAA GCCGCCCTTTTCCCCTGCGGCGTCTCGCTGGCGGCGACATGGAACAAGGACATTCTCTATCAGGTCGGCCAGCACCTCGCCGAGGAGACCAAAGCACGGTCAGCCAACGTTTTGCTCGCGCCGACGGTTTGCATGCACCGACACCCGCTCGGGGGGAGGAACTTTGAGTCCTTTTCCGAGGACCCCCTCCTGACCGGCAAGCTGGCTGCCCAGTACATCAAGGGCCTTCAGGAGAGAGGGGTAGCTGCCACAATTAAGC ACTTTGTCGGCAACGAACAGGAGACGCGTCGGATGGCCGCCAACTCGGTGATTGCGGAGAGACCGCTTCGAGAGATTTATCTACGGCCGTTTGAGATTGCAGTCCGCGAGGCCAAGCCGTGGGCGCTGATGTCTTCGTATAACCTCGTCAACGGTGTCCATTCCGACATGAACACGCACATTCTCCGGGATATCCTCCGCGGCGAGTGGGGGTACGATGG AACCGTGATCTCGGACTGGGGTGGCACGAACTCAACTGCCGAATCTCTCAAGGCCGGATGCGACGTCGAATTTCCCTTTTCCACCAAGTGGCGCTTCGAAAAGGTTCTCGAGGCCCTGCGAGATGGGAAGCTCACCGAGGCCGATATCGATCGAGCAGCCGAGAACGTGCTCACGCTCGTGGAGCGCACCAAGGGGAGCGATCTGACGccggaggccgaggagaggGAAGACGACCGCGAGGAGACGAGGAATCTCATCcgcgaggccggcgtccAGGGGCTCACGCTGCTCAAGAACGAGGGGTCCGTCCTGCCGATCAACCCCGCAACCGCCAAGGTGGCCGTGATCGGGCCAAACGCCAACAGAGCaatcgccggcggcggtggaagCGCCAGTCTCAACCCCTACTACAACACCATCCCCCTCGAGAGCATCCGCAAAGTGGCACAACAGCCAGTCACTTACAGCCAGGGATGCCACATCTACAAATGGCTTCCGGTGGCGTCGCCGTACTGCTCCGATAAAACGGGGAAGCAGGGCGTGACAATCGAGTGGTTCAAGGGCGACAAGTTCCAGGGCCAGCCCGTCGTCATCCAGCGAAGAACCAACACCGACCTTTTCCTCTGGGACTCGGCGCCGCTCGCCGACGTGGGGCCGGAGTGGTCGGCGATCGTGACGACGTATCTGACTCCACCGGCCACCGGCAAGCACACCATTTCCTTCATGTCTGTCGGGCCCGGCAAGCTCTACGTCAACGGCAAGCTCGCTCTGGATCTGTGGGACTGGacggaggagggcgaggccaTGTTCAGCGGCTCGGCCGATTACCTGGTCGATGTCGACATGTATGAGGGCAGGGCCGTGGAGCTCCGGGTCGAAATGACCAACGAGCTGCGCCCGCTGGCCAAGCAGACGGAGTTCAACATGACGCACAGGTACGGCGGCTGCCGCATTGGCTTCAAGGTCGAGGACAAAGTCGACTACCTCCAGGAGGCCGTCGAtgccgccaaggcggccgacgtcgccgtGGTGATCGTGGGCCTGGACGCCGAGTGGGAGTCGGAAGGCTACGACCGCCAGACGATGGACCTGCCGTCGGACGGAAGCCAGGACCGCCTCATCGAGGCCGTCGTCAAGGCCAACCCTCGGACCGTCGTCGTCAACCAGTCCGGCTCGCCGGTCTCCATGCCGTGGGCCGATCAGGTGCCGGCCATCCTGCAGGCGTGGTACCAAGGGCAGGAGGCCGGCAACGCGCTCGCGGACGTGCTATTTGGCCTCAAGAACCCCAGCGGTAAACTTCCG TGCACCTTCCCCCGCCGGCTCGAAGACACGCCGGCGTACCACAACTGGCCGGGCGAGAACGACACGGTCGTGTACGGCGAGGGCCTGTACATCGGGTACCGGCACTACGACCGGACGCGCACGGCGCCGCTGTTCGCGTTCGGCCACGGCCTGTCGTACACGACGTTCGAGTACGGGCGGCCGTCGCTCAGCGCGCGCGTGCTGGGCCcggaggccgccgccgagatcgagcTCGTCGTGGGCATCAGCaacgtcggcgccgtcgcgggGCTCGAGACCGTGCAGGTGTACGTGCGCGACGAGAAGGCGCGCCTGCCCCGCCCCGAGAAGGAGCTCGTCGCCTTCGAGAAGGTCGCCCTCGACCCCGGCGAGACCAAGCACCTGCGCATCCCCATCGATAAGTACGCCGTCGGGTACTATGACACGGCCATCGGCAGGTggatcgccgaggccggccggtTCCAGGTCTTGGTtgccgcttcggcggcggaTGTCAA GTATGCCGTTTCCTTCGAGGTTAAGGAGTCCTTCACATGGGTGTTTTGA